In the Nocardia asteroides genome, CCTGCGCCGCAGCGGCGACGAGTTCGACGCCCGCTGGCACCTGCCCGCGGGCAAACTCGAGGCGGGCGAGCCCGCAGCGCGCGGCGCGGCCAGGGAGGCGGCCGAGGAGACCGGGGTCGAGATCGACCCCGCGGACCTGCGCCTGGTGCACACCGCGCACGTGGTGAGCCCGACCAGGGATTCCCGGCTCGGCCTCTTCTTCCACACCGAACGCTGGTCCGGCACCCCGGAGAACCGCGAACCGGACAAGAGCTACGAACTCCGCTGGTTCCCGCTCGACGCCCTCCCGGCGGACCTCATCCGCTACCCGGCGCTCGGCATCGCCGGCTGGCGCGCAGGCGTTCCCTACAGCGAATTCGGCTGGGCGGAGTAGCGGTCCGCGGGTCGGCGCCCGCGCGAGCGGCTCCGGCCGCGCGCCGGTCGGCTCTACCCGGTGTGCATCTGCTCACGACCGCAACGGGCAGCCGCCCCGATGCGTTAGAACCGGAAGCGATGTCCGAACCAACGCTCGACCCCGCGCAACGTGCGGCCGCCGACGCCCTCGCCGCCCTGCTGGACCGCCGCGGCCGGGTCCGCAAACCGGGCGGCCCACGCCCGGCAGGCGTCTACCTGCACGGCCGCCCCGGCCGCGGCAAGACCATGCTCATGGACCGCTTCTTCGCCGTCACCTCCTCGAAGCACAAGGCGCGGATGCACTTCCACCGCTTCTTCGCCGAGCTGAGCGCCGCCGTCCGGATCACCGGCTCCATGCGCACCGCGGTCGACATGGTGGTCGGCGACGTCGACCTGCTCTGCTTCGACGAGTTCCACGTGGACGACGTCGGTGACGGCATGCTCATCGCCCGCCTGCTCGACGTGCTCTTCACCCGACGCGTCCTGGTAATCGTCACAGCGAACCAGCCCCCGGCCGAACTGCTGCCGGATCCGATTTTCCACGAGGGCTTCGAGCCGACCATCGCGCTCATCACCGAACGCCTCACCGTGCTCGCCGTGGACGGCCCGCGCGACTACCGCTCCGGCGGCGGGCGCGGCACCGGCGGATTCGCCGGCGGCAGCTACCTCGTCACCGGTGTCCTGCCCGAACTGCCGCCGCCCGGCCGCCCGCTCCGCCGCGCCCTGCGCCCGGTCCCCACCGACGACGGCGTCGCCCTGACCTTCACCGCTGTCTGCGGCGATGCCGGTGCCGCCGCCGACTACCTCGCCCTGGTCGCGGCCCATCCGCGCATCACGCTCACCGGCGTCCCCCCGCTGCGCCTGGTGCCGCCGACCTGGTCCGCGCGCCTGGTCACCTTCGTCGACGTGCTGCACGACGCGGGCGCGCAGCTGACCGTCGAGGCGACCGTCCCGCCCGCCGAACTCGCCGCGGACGCCGGTCCGATCCCCGGCCTGGCCCGCATGCTCAGCAGACTCGGCGAACTGACACCTGTTCCTGCCTCCTGAGACTGTGGAGTGAGATTCCACAGAAGACGCCGGTGCGGTTTGTGGCCGAACCCGACCAGTCTGCAAGATCGCTGGTGAGAGCGGTTTGTGCGCCCTCCGGATGTCACCGATTCGGGCTCGAGCGGACCACTCGGCATGTAACTATGTGGGCGAATTCGGTGTGATCGGGGTTGGTGAACTGAACGTGGCAAGGGCGCGAGCGCCGATCGCACGCGTGGTCGTATCGATCGCGCTGCTCTGCTGTACCGTCGTCGCGCTCCGCGGCCACCTGCCGGGTGCCGAGGCGGCGCGTCCGCCGGAGCCAGGCGCGCCGTCGGCGCTCACCCTCGCGCTCATGCCGGTGCTGCTCACCGTCTCGGTGGTGATCCTGACCGCCGGGGTGATCGCCTCCAGGCACCGGCTGCCGCTCGCCGTGCCCGAGCCCGAGCGCGACGAGGAGCGCGAGCTCGGCAAGCTGGGGCCGATCGGGGTGCTCGTGGTCGCCGGGCTGGCGCTGCTCGCCATGTCGCTCGCGGTCGGATCGGTGGCCTACCTGCTGCGTGCCACCGCGCCGGAGGAGGAGCCGGGCCCCGTCGTGCTGCCGCCGTCGCCGACCGGCACCGCCCCGCTCACCACCGACGCCCCGCCCCCCGACCCCGGCTCGGCACCGCTCGGCCTGGACGGCACCGCGCTGCTGCTCACCGCCGTCACCGCCGCCGTGCTGCTCGGCGCCGCGCTGATCGGGCTGATCGTGGTGCTCTTCTCCGGTCCGCAGGCCCGCAGGCGGGTGCTCGTGGCGCCGCCGGAGCCGGAGACCTCGAGCACCATCGACTCGCTGGCCCGCGCCGCCGAGCTGGGGCTGGCCGCCATGAACGCCCCCGGCCAGGACGCCCGCACCGCCATCATCGCCTGCTACGTGGCGATGGAGCGCGGCCTCTCCGCCGACCGCGCCGCCGCCCCGCTCGCCTCCGACACCCCCATGGAGGTGCTGGCGCGCGCCTTCGAGCACGGCGCGCTGCGCGACGCGTCGGCCCGCGAACTGGTCGCCATGTTCGAGGAGGCGCGGTTCAGCCCGCACTCCATGCTGGAGTGGCAGCGCATGCGCGCCGAGCAGCTGCTCCGGGTCGTCCTGGCCGACCTGCAGGGGGAGATGGCATGAACCGTGCTGGTGCGGTGGCGGCGGGCGCGGCCCTCGTGCTCGTCACCGAGCTGATCGCCTTCCGGGTCGCGCGTGAGCCGGCGCTGATCGTCGCGGCGGTGCCGCTGGCGCTGGTGCTGTGGATGCTGGCCAGGTGGTGGCTGAGCGAGCGGCCGCCGTTCAGCGAGCCGGAGCTGCCGCCCTCCGACATGGAGAACGGCCCGGCCGAGATGCTGGAGCGCTGGCACGCGCGGGCGGCCGTGCTCGCCGACCGCGCCGACGGGACAAGGGCCGACTGGGACAAGCACCTGCGTCCCATGCTGGCGAAGGAGTTCGAACTCTCCACCGGGCTGCGGATCGCCAAGAACCGGAGAGCCACCGAGGCTGCGGGATTGCAGCAGTTCGGTCCGGAGCTGTGGCGATGGGTGGACCCGACCGATTCGGCGACTCGCGACCATGTCGGTCGCGCGCCGGGGCGGGCGGCGCTGGACGAGATCCTGCGCCGATTGCAGCGGTTGTGACAATGGGGTCGAGGGAAATGCGGGTGTTCACATGACCATGCCGATGGACGCTACCGTTCACCGCAGCGAGGCCATCCTCCGCGAGATGTCGCGGGTGGTGGTGGGTAAGCGCGACGAATTGCAGCTGATTCTGGTGGCTGTGCTCGCGGGCGGCCACGTACTGATCGAGGACCTGCCCGGCCTGGGCAAGACGCTCATCGCCAGATCGTTCGCCGCCGCGCTGGGGCTGAACTTCACCCGGGTGCAGTTCACCCCCGACCTGCTCCCCGCCGACCTGCTCGGCTCCACCATCTACGACATGAACACCGGCCGCTTCAACTTCCGTCGCGGCCCGATCTTCACCAACATGCTGCTCGCCGACGAGATCAACCGCACCCCGCCCAAAACCCAGGCCGCGCTGCTCGAGGCGATGGCCGAGGGCCAGGTGAGCATCGACGGCGAGACCTTCCCGCTGCCCGACCCGTTCATCGTGCTCGCCACCGACAACCCCATCGAGTACGAGGGCACCTACCCGCTGCCCGAGGCCCAGCTGGACCGGTTCGCCATCCAGCTCCGGCTCGGCTACCTCTCCGAGCACGACGAGACGCAGATGATCCGGCGCCGCCTGGAGCGCGGGTCGGTGCCGCCGCAGGTCGGGCAGGTCGTCGACGCCCAGGGGTTGCTGGAGATGCGGCAGGCGGTGGAGTACGTGACCGTGCATCCCGACGTGGTCAGCTACGTCGTGGCGCTGGCCGCCGC is a window encoding:
- a CDS encoding NUDIX hydrolase, which gives rise to MITRHLVDVHVLLTRQDEILLSLRRSGDEFDARWHLPAGKLEAGEPAARGAAREAAEETGVEIDPADLRLVHTAHVVSPTRDSRLGLFFHTERWSGTPENREPDKSYELRWFPLDALPADLIRYPALGIAGWRAGVPYSEFGWAE
- the zapE gene encoding cell division protein ZapE, translating into MSEPTLDPAQRAAADALAALLDRRGRVRKPGGPRPAGVYLHGRPGRGKTMLMDRFFAVTSSKHKARMHFHRFFAELSAAVRITGSMRTAVDMVVGDVDLLCFDEFHVDDVGDGMLIARLLDVLFTRRVLVIVTANQPPAELLPDPIFHEGFEPTIALITERLTVLAVDGPRDYRSGGGRGTGGFAGGSYLVTGVLPELPPPGRPLRRALRPVPTDDGVALTFTAVCGDAGAAADYLALVAAHPRITLTGVPPLRLVPPTWSARLVTFVDVLHDAGAQLTVEATVPPAELAADAGPIPGLARMLSRLGELTPVPAS
- a CDS encoding DUF4129 domain-containing protein produces the protein MVVSIALLCCTVVALRGHLPGAEAARPPEPGAPSALTLALMPVLLTVSVVILTAGVIASRHRLPLAVPEPERDEERELGKLGPIGVLVVAGLALLAMSLAVGSVAYLLRATAPEEEPGPVVLPPSPTGTAPLTTDAPPPDPGSAPLGLDGTALLLTAVTAAVLLGAALIGLIVVLFSGPQARRRVLVAPPEPETSSTIDSLARAAELGLAAMNAPGQDARTAIIACYVAMERGLSADRAAAPLASDTPMEVLARAFEHGALRDASARELVAMFEEARFSPHSMLEWQRMRAEQLLRVVLADLQGEMA
- a CDS encoding AAA family ATPase, with the protein product MTMPMDATVHRSEAILREMSRVVVGKRDELQLILVAVLAGGHVLIEDLPGLGKTLIARSFAAALGLNFTRVQFTPDLLPADLLGSTIYDMNTGRFNFRRGPIFTNMLLADEINRTPPKTQAALLEAMAEGQVSIDGETFPLPDPFIVLATDNPIEYEGTYPLPEAQLDRFAIQLRLGYLSEHDETQMIRRRLERGSVPPQVGQVVDAQGLLEMRQAVEYVTVHPDVVSYVVALAAATRAHPQVEVGASPRAELDLVQMSRSRALLLGRDYVIPEDIKALAVSAMAHRITLRPEMWVRRIRGEDVISELLRRLPVPRATNS